In Magnolia sinica isolate HGM2019 chromosome 12, MsV1, whole genome shotgun sequence, a single genomic region encodes these proteins:
- the LOC131221348 gene encoding calpain-type cysteine protease ADL1-like isoform X1 codes for MNKLDLIENLPCWQMSGMYMSCLIHACADQNPQYRKARKKKDKDLCLLAFVLALAAFVLGLLEDKPFVGASVGYFSFLFLLAGRALTVLLSPPIVVYSPRVLPVYVYDAHADCAKNVRSSGGHGTNNYILTEF; via the exons ATGAATAAATTGGATCTCATAGAAAATTTGCCATGCTGGCAGATgtctggcatgtacatgagctgcctTATACATGCCTGTGCTGACCAAAACCCACAGTACCGAAaggcaagaaagaaaaaagataaggATCTTTGCTTGCTTGCATTTGTCCTTGCTTTGGCTGCATTTGTTCTTGGGCTATTGGAAG ATAAGCCTTTTGTTGGTGCATCTGTTGGTTACTTCTCATTCCTTTTTCTTCTTGCTGGGAGAGCATTGACT GTGCTTCTTTCACCTCCCATTGTCGTCTATTCTCCAAGAGTTCTACCGGTGTATGTTTATGATGCTCATGCTGATTGTGCCAAAAATGTCAG GTCAAGTGGTGGACATGGGACTAACAACTACATCCTTACTGAATTCTGA
- the LOC131221348 gene encoding uncharacterized protein LOC131221348 isoform X2 codes for MSNLENQSDPLSSGPQLMLTRDDCQKLYLSFGSLYPFGHEEFVVCEDIDQGYHSWESRCEVGKHQGVRECNAPSQGSSCDANKVSQVGLIKSGNASWIVLLKLLRII; via the exons ATGAGTAATCTtgaaaatcagtctgatccactCAGTAGTGGACCACAACTGATGCTTACACGAGATGACTGTCAAAAGCTTTATTTGAGTTTTGGTTCATT GTATCCATTTGGTCATGAGGAATTTGTTGTTTGTGAGGACATTGATCAG GGATATCATTCGTGGGAATCCAGATGTGAAGTGGGAAAGCATCAAGGGGTTAGAGAATGCAATGCGCCTTCTCAAGGAAGCAGTTGTGATGCCAATAAAGTATCCCAAGTAGGTCTCATTAAATCTGGCAATGCCTCATGGATAGTTCTATTAAAATTGTTGAGAATTATTTGA